CACTTTTATAAACCAGGTTAAAAAGTATACCAACGTTGGCAGCATAAATAAAGGAAAAGCATATAGAGCCACGGTAAGATTTTTTGTTATGAAATAATACGAAAATCCTCCTGCCCCAATCGTAAAGACTGATGCAGTCCAGATGAAAGTTCCTTTGATTCCTATCATCCTGCTGAATGTCTGATCTCCTCTTCTTCCGTCTTCATTGTGCTGATATACTTGGGTCATAGGATATGATCCTAAAAGGATCAAAGTACAAAGGGAAGCCGGGAGCAATAATTCGTATAAATTTACTTCGGAATACGATAGACCGTTTATGGCCAGATAAGACATCAGATAAGTCCATATACCCTGGAAGAAAGAAACAATAAGGAGTCCCCCAATGGGATATTTTTTTAATCTTGTAATGGGATGACTGTATGCTTTACTTGCCATTGCTATTATAAAAACCATTAAAGCAAACTGCCAGTTAACGATAAACGCAAGACCAATTGCAATAAACTCAAATAGTAATGAAGTGTAATACAATTCTTTAGAAACAGGAGGTGGGTTTTCAATGCCTCCAATACTCTCTTCATCTTTATCAAAATAACTATTATAGCCATTGCTTGAAGGATAAAAAAAGAGATGAATTATAATGAATGAAAGGATCAAATAAGGTATATTGGGATTCGGAGACTGGCTTAAAGCAAAGATGAAGAAAGGCATTAAAAATATAGAGAAAGGAATTCTCAGATGAATTAATGTTGACTTTTGAATCATCTTTATTTAAGAGTTTTTTAACAAGATAGATAAATTTTTGTTTTTAAGGAAAAATGAGAAGTTTCATTACTGCGATAGGTACTGCAAATCCTGCACATGGTTTCCCTCAGTTAAAGATTGCGGAGTTCATGTCGGATGCTGTTTCCATGACTGAGGAAGAAAGACAAAGGTTATTTACCTTGTATCGCGCTACAGGTATTAAGCATAGATATTCTGTCTTACCAGATTTTGGTACAGCTTTTGAAGATTCCGATTTTTTCAAACCGGGAGAAAAAGCAGCAATGCCTTCTGTAGCTGAAAGAATGACTCTTTATAGGAAAGAGGCCCTTCCCCTAAGTATTGCAGCAATTGAAAATTGTCTTGATCAGTTAAAATCCTTTTCCAAAGACAAAATTACTCACCTGATCACTGTTTCATGCACTGGAATGTATGCTCCGGGCCTTGATCTTGATATTGTTCAGTCCCTTGGATTACCTCATTCGGTGAATAGAACCTGTGTTAATTTCATGGGATGTTATGCAGCATTCTCAGCGTTAAAAGTTTCTGACGCTATATGTAAATCGGATAAAAACGCTGTTGTATTAATGGTCTGTGTTGAGCTTTGCACTATTCATTATCAGAAAAGTATGAATTGGGATCACATTCTGTCTAATGCAATATTCGGAGATGGAGCAGCAGCAGTTGTCATTCAAGGAGACAAACCTAAAGGGGTGGCTTTAAGTCCGGAATTGTTTCATTGTGATTTGCTTCCGGAAGGTCGTAAGGACATGGCCTGGTCAATAGCTGACTTTGGCTTCGAAATGATTTTATCTTCTTATGTTCCTTCAATGATTAAAGGTGGAATAAAAGAATTAACCAGTAAACTTTTATCGAAGCTTAGTTACAATGTTGATGAAATTGATTATTTCGCCATCCATCCAGGAGGAAAGAAGATACTTGAAGTAATAAAAGACGAGCTGGAAATTAAGAAGGTAAAGTGTCAGCAGAGTTTCGATGTTCTTGCTGAATATGGGAATATGTCTTCTCCATCTATATTGTTTGTTTTGAAAAGGATTATGCATGATTTGCAGAATGATTTTTCCTCTAAAAGAATTTTATCATTCGCTTTCGGTCCTGGGCTTACAATGGAATCAATGGTTTTAGAAGTTGTGACATCTGGGTTTGCCAAGACTCTTGAGGGTGATAAAGAATTAATAAATATAGGAGCAGTATGAGCCGGTTTTTGCAAAGGTCAGCGGATCCGGAAATTATGGATGACCTTGAGTTTGAAGGGGAGGTTCTCGGTCGGACCCTGGATGAAATAGAGTTTATCAATAAGTGGTTGGGGGGAAATGCTGTAACTTTGGATGCAGTTAAAAAGGTCGTTAAAGCACGGCAATTACAAAAAACGGATGTTCCCATAACCATTTCTGATCTGGGATGCGGTGGTGGGGAAATGCTTTCCCTGATCTATAAATGGGCAGAGTCAGAAGATATAAAAGTTAAACTTACGGGCATAGATGCGAACGATTATGTGGTGAATCACGCAGCGAAAAAAGTGCCTTTGCAGGACTGTATTTCATTTAAAAAATACAATGTGCTTGACATAGCTTTCAAAAAGGAATCATTTGATATAAGTACATGTACACTTTTTTGTCATCATTTTGAAAATGATGTGCTGATAAATTTTTTGAAGCAGTTGAAAAGCCAAACTCGCTTCGCTATTATAATCAATGATATTCATCGGCATTGGTTTGCTTATTATTCCATTAAATACCTTACGAGTTTGTTTTCCAGATCATATATGGTAAAATATGATGCTCAGCTTTCTGTATTGAGAGCTTTTAAAAAGAGTGAACTGGAACTTATAATCAGTAAGGCTGGTTTTAGCCGATTTGAAATTCGCTGGAAATGGGCTTTTCGTTTTCAGGTGATTTTGTGGTGTGACTAATTTCCTCTTGATTGCTTTCCTTTAATTCATTTTTTTAAAAGATTCTATTTATTACTTTCTACTATAAGAATGCACCTATTTTCGTTAATCTTGGTTGATTATTAAAGGAACTAAAGGGAAAGATCGTATGAGCAAGGTGCATTTTATAGTTGGGTTAATAGGTGTCATTGTACTGATCATTGCAGGCGCTGCAACTGGAATTGTAACGATAGGTGAAGCCGCGATTATAGGTATCTTGGTACTCGTGGCTTCTCCTTTCATTATGAAGTTTGTTCAAATGACCAGAAAACATGATGAGCGATGACAGCTGTAAATAAGGTTTAATTATTGAAGATCATTCAATAATTGACCACTTAATCTTTGCAGCTCAATTTCGGCAGTTTTTGCTGTAAATTGGGCTGAAAGAAGGTTGTTCTCTGCATCAGTAAGTTTTTGCTGGGTAATTCGTAAATCTATATCATTTATATTACCTAGTTTATATCTGCCAACTGCAATATTCAGATCTTTGCGGGCAACTTCCACGTTTCCAACCTGGATGTTTACCAACTGTATGCTTGTGAGGTAATTGTTATAATATTTATACAAGTCATTTTTTAGAGACAGTTTCGTGTCTTCGTATTGGGAAGAACTTGATTGGTATAAAATCTTTGCATTCTGAACATTTAAATTAGTAACTCCACCAGTGAAAATATTCATGCTTGCAGTCACTCCATATGTTAAACCATTTGATCGGTTTAGTCTTGCGGGACTCACAGGGTTTTGAGTTTTTGTATAGTTATATCCTCCAAATACGCCGATTGTAGGTAAATATTGACTTCTATAAGACTCTATGTCATATCTTGCAATATTGGCATTTGCCCTGGATGTCAGCAACATTGCATTTTGACTTTCAAGTTTCTGAATGAGATCATTATATTCAAGTTTTGAATTAATTGGTATTTCTGGTCTTACTTCGAAAGAAGTGGTGATTTCACGTGCAAGAAGTCTGTTCATATCTGCTTTGGCATTCCGTATAAGAGCAGCTTGTTGAAGGAGTCTTGTACTGTCAGCATTAGCGTCTACCATTGCCTGGTAAATGGCCTGCTCTGACCCGGTTCCGATACTTTTCATGCTTTGGGCCAGCTTTAGTCTTTGAAGCGAAAGGCCGATTGCCTCCTGAATTACATACATCATCTTTTGTTGCTGCACAATTGAATAATATGTATTGATGATATTTGCAACAGTCACTTCAATATCTGTTCGAGCCTTTGTTTGTCCGGCTTTTTCAAGCTCCTGCAGTTTATTTTTTGTAATAAACATGTTAAAGCCATCAAATATAGTCCAGTTGACAAGTGCGTTAGCAGCAATGCTTTTAGGTCTGAGGCCGTTTGCATCTCTTGGAGGTGTAGGTGGCTGATATTCTACGTGAGTATTCACAAGATTGCCGGTATTATTAAAGTTTAAGTCAACCGTAGGTAAGAATCCGGCGTTCCCTAGAGTATTACTGTTTTCTGCTATCTTCTGAGTATTCCTTGCTATGATAATTGTATAATTATTTTCAAGTCCAATTTCAATAGCCTTTTCAAGAGTCAGAGTATCCTGAGAGAAAGCAGTTAAAAAGCTGGCTGTCCATATAACAGCCAGCATAAAAAATTTAATTTTATTCATAAGAGTATTCTATCTTTTTAGGCTCTTCTTTTATTTCTGTTTTTTTGATTTTTTTCCTTGACAGGTAAGTATACATCGCTGGAATTACATAGAGTGTCAGGATTAGAGAGAACAATAATCCTCCTATAATTACAAGTCCCATTGGAATACGGCTTTTAGCGCCGGCACCAATAGCAAATGCAATTGGAACAGCTCCAAGTATGGTTGCAAGGCTGGTCATCAGAATTGGTCTTAAACGTGCTGCTGCTGCTTCACGTGCTGCATCCATTACAGATAGTCCTTCTTCTATTTTATGATTCGCAAATTCCACAATCAAAATTCCGTTTTTGGTAACCAGACCAATTAATATAATGATACCAATCTGGCTGAAAATATTTATTGTCTGACCAAACGCATACAAAGTTATAAAAGCTCCGGCAAGTGCTAGTGGTACGGTTAACATAATTACCAAAGGATCTATAAAGCTTTCAAATTGAGCAGACAATATCAAATAGATTAGTACCAGTGCCAATGCAAAAGCAAAGAGAATATTCGATGAACTTTCAGCATAGTCCCTCGATGGCCCGTTCAGGCTGGTGCTGAAGCTATCGTCAAGGAGTTTTTTGGATATCTGATCCATTGCTTCAATTCCATCACCTATCGTTTTACCTGGAGCAAGTCCGGCAGATACAGTTGCAGATTTATATCTGTTAAAGTGATAAAGTTGTGGAGGACTATTGGTTTCTTCAATCTTCACTAAGTTGTCCATTTGAACCGGAACTCCATCTTTGTTTTTAACATAAAGCGAGCTTAGGTTTAGAGGTTGATCCCGGTTTGCCCTATCGAGCTGACCTATCACCTGGTACTGTTTTCCATTCATGTTGAAATAACCAAACCTTTGCCCACTGAACGATAATTGAAGCGTTTGAGCAATGTCGCTCACAGAAACTCCTAAAGCTTTTGCTCTTTCTCTGTCTGGTTTTACAATCAGTTCAGGCTTATTGAATTTAAGGTTCACGTCATAGCCCATAAATGTTGGATTTTTGCCGACTTCTTCCATAAACTTAGGAAGAACTGCCGATAACTTTTTAAAGTCAGAAGACTGAATAACATATTGTACTGGAAGTCCAGATTTAGAAGCACCTCCACCACCACTGATTGTCTGTTCCTGCACAACAAAGAGTTTGGCAGAAGGGAACGATTTCAGGTTTTTGGATAGATAATCAGCAATCTCCTGCTGAGATCGATTTCTGTCATTTGGATCAGTCAGTGCGATTCTAAATATACCGGTATTCATAGCTCCTGTCCCTGAAAACCCTGGTGCAGTAATGGTCATTGCAATTTTATTTTCCGGGACTGAATCTTTGATAAACTTAGATACATTGTCCATGTAATTAAGCATATAATCAAAAGAGGTGCCTTCAGGTGCAGTTGCAGAAACTCTTAATACGCTTCTGTCATCAAGTGGGGCAAGTTCTGATTGGAGATTTCCATTAATGTACCAGATGGTTCCAAATGACACAAGAAGTATGACAATTGCAATCCATCTTATGTTCAGGAATTTCCCCAATGAGTTTCGGTATGCATTGGTCATTCCCACAAAGAAAGGTTCAGACCATTCGTAGAAGCGAGTTCTCTTAGTATGATCTTTTCTTGCCATTTTTACATTCAGCATAGGTGTAAGTGTAAGAGACACAAATGCTGAAATGAGCACAGCGCCCGCAACTACAATACCGAATTCCCGGAATAGTCGTCCTACAAATCCTTCAAGAAAAATAATCGGGAGAAACACCGCTGCAAGAGTAACGGAAGTGGAGATCACCGCAAAAAAAATCTCTTTAGATCCTTCATGAGCAGCAGTTACCGGATCCATTCCTTCTTCTATTTTTTTATAAATATTTTCTGTAACAACTATACCATCGTCAACCACGAGACCTGTCGCAAGAACTATAGCAAGCAGTGTAAGTATATTAATAGAAAATCCTGCAACATACATGATAAAAAATGCTCCTATGAGGGAAACAGGAATATCTATCAATGGTCTGAAAGCAATTAGCCAGTCTCGGAAAAACAGATAAATGATGAGCACCACGAGTACGAAGGCGATGATTAATGTTTCCTGAACTTCAAGGATAGAAGTTTTTATGAACTTCGTGTTATCAAGCGCAATGTCTAACTTGAAATCCTCAGGAATATCTTTTTTTATCTGGTCGAGTCGCTTGTAAAATTCATCAGCAATTTCAATATAATTTGCTCCGGGCTGAGGCACTACACCAAGACCTATCATGGGGATACCAGATTCCTTAAGCATGGTGTTTTCATTTTCAGCACCTAAAGTAGCCCTTCCTATATCCGCAAGTTTTATAATTCTGGTCCCGTCATTTTTAATGATAAGGTTATTGAATTCATCTTCTGTGGTAAGTCTTCCCATAGTTCTTACTGACAGTTCTGTAGCATAACCTTCAATTTTACCACTTGGCAATTCAACATTTTCTTTGTTCAGAGCGCTCCAAACGTCGGCAGCTGTGAGTTGGTAGGAGGCAAGTTTGAAGGGGTCCATCCAGATACGCATGGCATATTTTTTCTGTCCCCATATCTGCACTGTACTAACTCCGGGTATCGTCTGTAGTCTTTCCAGCACTACGTTTTCAGCATAGTCACTCACTTCCAGCTGGCTTCTGGTATTGCTTTGCAAGGTAAGAGCTATGATAGCATCAGAGTTTGCATCAGCTTTGGTAACAACTGGTGGGCCATCTATATCTAATGGAAGAAAGCGCACAGCCTGAGAGACTTTGTCCCGCACGTCATTCGCAGCAGTTTCGAGATCTTCATCAAGGTTAAATTCAACAGTGATACTGCTTGTTCCAGTGCTGCTGGATGAAGAAATTGATCTGATACCGGCAATCCCGTTGATACTCTTTTCTAATGGCTCCGTAATTTGAGATTCAATAATATCAGCATTGGCACCGGTATAGGTAGTCTTAACTGTAATGACCGGAGGGTCTATGGACGGAAACTCCCGTACGCCCAGGTACTTATAACCGATGAGTCCGAATAGTACAATGACTATAGACATCACAGTTGCCAGAACAGGGCGGTTTATACTTACTGAGGAAATATTCATAGCAGATTACTTGGATAAGGTTATGTTTACCTTCAGGCTGTCTTTTAACTGCATGATACCTGAAGTAATTAAGGTATCTCCTGCATTCAGGCCATCAGTGATCTGAATGGCGGAGTCGTTACGCACCCCGGTTTTTACAATCTTGGAGATCGCATAACCTTGTTTATAAATAAAAACTTTTGAACCGTTTTGCATTGGCACAATTGACTGAGTAGGGGCCATGATCGCTTGTGCATCCTTTTGCAGCAGTAGATCAATTTTAATAAATGATCCAGGTCTCAGACTGAAGTCTTCATTGGAAGATCTTGCCCGCACTTTTAAAGTTCTTGTAGCTACATCTACCATGGGTTCTGCAGCATATACTGTACCTTTGTAGATCTTGTCGGATCCTGTTACAGTGAATTTTATATCAGAACCTTTTTTTATAAAAGCTCCATATTTCTCAGGGATATCAAATTCCAGCTTGATTGGGTCTATTTGCTGAAGCGATGCTATAACGGTAGTAGGAGAGACGATTTCTCCTTCACTCACATAGCGCAACCCAATGATGCCGTTGAACGGAGCTTTAATCTCGGTTTTGCGCAATTGTGCAGATAATAAGTCAAGGTCAGCATGTAGGGTACTTGCCTGGTTACTGGCAATATCGTACTCCTCCTGGCTGATACCACCTATTTCTAAAAGTTTTCTTTTGCGCTCCTCTTCTCTATTGGCCAACTCCTGTTGAAGTTTGATCTTTTTATATTGAGCTCTGAGCTCTTCATCAAAAATTTTTACAAGAAGTGTCCCTTTGGAAACTTTTGCATCTTCTTTAAAATGGATACCGGTTACTCTTCCGGAAACCTCACTTCTAAGGTCTACTTTTTCATTTGAAAGAATAGTTCCTATAATTTCTATTTTATTGTCCATTTCCTCAGGCTTCAATATCATGCCATTTATAGATAAAGGAGGCGTATCTTTTGGTGCACGGATTTCTTTGGCTTTGTTGCCAGAGAATGTGCAGGACCAGACAATGGCCAAAATAAAAATTGCGGAAAATGTGGTGGTTCTGGTACTCATTGTATTTGGTTTTACTTTACTTTTTTTATTCTGAGTTTTATGTCTATTTTGCTTGTATGCAGGTTTTTTAGATTGTTTCTTATCAGATCAAGAGTATTGTAGAAATTATCTATTTCCATTTCACTCATTCCCTTAAAAGCTCCCTGCTCCAGTTCAGTATATGTTTTCCGGATTTGAGGAATTAACTTTTTTCCTTTAGTGGTAACCTGCAAAAGATGTTCTCTGCGGTCTTTCTGGTTTATGACTCTTTCCACGAGTTCAAGTTTAGATAAATGGTCCAGATTGCGCAGGGTGGTAACTTTATCGCAATGAAGTAGTTCAGAAAGTTGCTGTTGTGTTATTTTCCCTGAGTTTTCATCCAAAACCAACAGCATATAGAAATATCTGTCCAATCCTGATTGCTCGAGATTTTCTACAAGAAATGCCAGGTAATTTTTAGCCAGATCAGTGCAGCATTTTCCCAGCGGTGGCTCTTTCGATGAAATAATTCTCATTTAAATTTAATGCAACAACAATAGTAAATTATGTTAATTGTTGACAATATTAACTAATTGGTTTTACAACGTAAATAAACAGACTAAAATTTAATTGTTTATCATGGTTCGTCTTTGATTTTCGTGAATTGGAATTCGAAAAAGTAGGAACACCAAATAAGAGGTAATAGTTTGAAAATATTTAGAGGGAATAAAATTTATAGAGAAGAGTTCAGATGTTTCGTTTTTTTACTTTTGCTCATTTTTTTAGACATAAAAATCACTTTAAAGATCAAAAAACAGACAATTGCGATTATAAAGAATAGTAGCATAACCAAAAAATTAAAGTGTTTAGGTATTTATACGTTATTTTTAATGGTAGTAACCTAGTTTTTTTGTAAAATTTATTTCTTTGATATTAATCACTTTATCTAATGCAGTGATTAGGGAGAACCTGTGTTAATACTTTTGCTTGAAGTCTTGTATACGTTGACTTTTAATTTTTTGATTATTAAACGATTATATAGTTTGCCTTTCGTGGTAATACTAAAATTTATTACAATTGGTCAATTTGTTTTGTTTTTAACATTTCTCCGATTAATTTTGAACCCTCCAAAGTCAATTACTCTGAACATGTAATTGATTTATAAAGAAGAGGGGA
This window of the Sporocytophaga myxococcoides genome carries:
- a CDS encoding UbiA family prenyltransferase, which encodes MIQKSTLIHLRIPFSIFLMPFFIFALSQSPNPNIPYLILSFIIIHLFFYPSSNGYNSYFDKDEESIGGIENPPPVSKELYYTSLLFEFIAIGLAFIVNWQFALMVFIIAMASKAYSHPITRLKKYPIGGLLIVSFFQGIWTYLMSYLAINGLSYSEVNLYELLLPASLCTLILLGSYPMTQVYQHNEDGRRGDQTFSRMIGIKGTFIWTASVFTIGAGGFSYYFITKNLTVALYAFPLFMLPTLVYFLTWFIKVLKDEKAANFKSTMKLNMLSSLGFIAFFVFLTILKYI
- a CDS encoding type III polyketide synthase: MRSFITAIGTANPAHGFPQLKIAEFMSDAVSMTEEERQRLFTLYRATGIKHRYSVLPDFGTAFEDSDFFKPGEKAAMPSVAERMTLYRKEALPLSIAAIENCLDQLKSFSKDKITHLITVSCTGMYAPGLDLDIVQSLGLPHSVNRTCVNFMGCYAAFSALKVSDAICKSDKNAVVLMVCVELCTIHYQKSMNWDHILSNAIFGDGAAAVVIQGDKPKGVALSPELFHCDLLPEGRKDMAWSIADFGFEMILSSYVPSMIKGGIKELTSKLLSKLSYNVDEIDYFAIHPGGKKILEVIKDELEIKKVKCQQSFDVLAEYGNMSSPSILFVLKRIMHDLQNDFSSKRILSFAFGPGLTMESMVLEVVTSGFAKTLEGDKELINIGAV
- a CDS encoding methyltransferase domain-containing protein, whose amino-acid sequence is MSRFLQRSADPEIMDDLEFEGEVLGRTLDEIEFINKWLGGNAVTLDAVKKVVKARQLQKTDVPITISDLGCGGGEMLSLIYKWAESEDIKVKLTGIDANDYVVNHAAKKVPLQDCISFKKYNVLDIAFKKESFDISTCTLFCHHFENDVLINFLKQLKSQTRFAIIINDIHRHWFAYYSIKYLTSLFSRSYMVKYDAQLSVLRAFKKSELELIISKAGFSRFEIRWKWAFRFQVILWCD
- a CDS encoding TolC family protein, translated to MNKIKFFMLAVIWTASFLTAFSQDTLTLEKAIEIGLENNYTIIIARNTQKIAENSNTLGNAGFLPTVDLNFNNTGNLVNTHVEYQPPTPPRDANGLRPKSIAANALVNWTIFDGFNMFITKNKLQELEKAGQTKARTDIEVTVANIINTYYSIVQQQKMMYVIQEAIGLSLQRLKLAQSMKSIGTGSEQAIYQAMVDANADSTRLLQQAALIRNAKADMNRLLAREITTSFEVRPEIPINSKLEYNDLIQKLESQNAMLLTSRANANIARYDIESYRSQYLPTIGVFGGYNYTKTQNPVSPARLNRSNGLTYGVTASMNIFTGGVTNLNVQNAKILYQSSSSQYEDTKLSLKNDLYKYYNNYLTSIQLVNIQVGNVEVARKDLNIAVGRYKLGNINDIDLRITQQKLTDAENNLLSAQFTAKTAEIELQRLSGQLLNDLQ
- a CDS encoding efflux RND transporter permease subunit, encoding MNISSVSINRPVLATVMSIVIVLFGLIGYKYLGVREFPSIDPPVITVKTTYTGANADIIESQITEPLEKSINGIAGIRSISSSSSTGTSSITVEFNLDEDLETAANDVRDKVSQAVRFLPLDIDGPPVVTKADANSDAIIALTLQSNTRSQLEVSDYAENVVLERLQTIPGVSTVQIWGQKKYAMRIWMDPFKLASYQLTAADVWSALNKENVELPSGKIEGYATELSVRTMGRLTTEDEFNNLIIKNDGTRIIKLADIGRATLGAENENTMLKESGIPMIGLGVVPQPGANYIEIADEFYKRLDQIKKDIPEDFKLDIALDNTKFIKTSILEVQETLIIAFVLVVLIIYLFFRDWLIAFRPLIDIPVSLIGAFFIMYVAGFSINILTLLAIVLATGLVVDDGIVVTENIYKKIEEGMDPVTAAHEGSKEIFFAVISTSVTLAAVFLPIIFLEGFVGRLFREFGIVVAGAVLISAFVSLTLTPMLNVKMARKDHTKRTRFYEWSEPFFVGMTNAYRNSLGKFLNIRWIAIVILLVSFGTIWYINGNLQSELAPLDDRSVLRVSATAPEGTSFDYMLNYMDNVSKFIKDSVPENKIAMTITAPGFSGTGAMNTGIFRIALTDPNDRNRSQQEIADYLSKNLKSFPSAKLFVVQEQTISGGGGASKSGLPVQYVIQSSDFKKLSAVLPKFMEEVGKNPTFMGYDVNLKFNKPELIVKPDRERAKALGVSVSDIAQTLQLSFSGQRFGYFNMNGKQYQVIGQLDRANRDQPLNLSSLYVKNKDGVPVQMDNLVKIEETNSPPQLYHFNRYKSATVSAGLAPGKTIGDGIEAMDQISKKLLDDSFSTSLNGPSRDYAESSSNILFAFALALVLIYLILSAQFESFIDPLVIMLTVPLALAGAFITLYAFGQTINIFSQIGIIILIGLVTKNGILIVEFANHKIEEGLSVMDAAREAAAARLRPILMTSLATILGAVPIAFAIGAGAKSRIPMGLVIIGGLLFSLILTLYVIPAMYTYLSRKKIKKTEIKEEPKKIEYSYE
- a CDS encoding efflux RND transporter periplasmic adaptor subunit encodes the protein MSTRTTTFSAIFILAIVWSCTFSGNKAKEIRAPKDTPPLSINGMILKPEEMDNKIEIIGTILSNEKVDLRSEVSGRVTGIHFKEDAKVSKGTLLVKIFDEELRAQYKKIKLQQELANREEERKRKLLEIGGISQEEYDIASNQASTLHADLDLLSAQLRKTEIKAPFNGIIGLRYVSEGEIVSPTTVIASLQQIDPIKLEFDIPEKYGAFIKKGSDIKFTVTGSDKIYKGTVYAAEPMVDVATRTLKVRARSSNEDFSLRPGSFIKIDLLLQKDAQAIMAPTQSIVPMQNGSKVFIYKQGYAISKIVKTGVRNDSAIQITDGLNAGDTLITSGIMQLKDSLKVNITLSK
- a CDS encoding MarR family winged helix-turn-helix transcriptional regulator; amino-acid sequence: MRIISSKEPPLGKCCTDLAKNYLAFLVENLEQSGLDRYFYMLLVLDENSGKITQQQLSELLHCDKVTTLRNLDHLSKLELVERVINQKDRREHLLQVTTKGKKLIPQIRKTYTELEQGAFKGMSEMEIDNFYNTLDLIRNNLKNLHTSKIDIKLRIKKVK